From Toxorhynchites rutilus septentrionalis strain SRP chromosome 2, ASM2978413v1, whole genome shotgun sequence, a single genomic window includes:
- the LOC129765155 gene encoding purine nucleoside phosphorylase isoform X3 has translation MLLPIVEQVLIRYTYDTLQDIANHLLSRTQLRPKIGIILGTGLGSLANQLTDADYIDYETVPHFPVSTVEGHVGRLIFGYLKGVPVMCMQGRFHYYEGYPLAKCSMPVRVMKLVGCSHLIATNAAGGLHPDYKVGDIMLMKDHINIMAFAGNNPLQGPNDARFGPRFPNMMNAYDWKLLRKAKEISKAMGIENNVHEGVYICLGGPNFETVAELKMLRIWGVDAVGMSTVHEITTARHCGMTCFAFSLITNLCIPEYDTDELACHEDIVGIGLRQEKTLAELVGRVVKHIHMEHKQ, from the exons GTACACCTACGACACTCTGCAAGATATAGCGAATCACCTGCTCAGCAGAACACAGCTGCGGCCCAAGATTGGCATCATTCTGGGCACCGGTCTCGGTTCGCTGGCGAATCAGCTTACCGATGCGGACTACATCGATTACGAAACGGTACCACATTTCCCCGTCTCGACGGTTGAAGGTCACGTTGGAAGACTGATATTCGGGTATCTCAAAGGCGTTCCGGTTATGTGCATGCAGGGGCGCTTCCATTACTACGAAGGATATCCGTTGGCGAAG TGTTCGATGCCCGTGCGGGTGATGAAATTGGTTGGCTGCAGCCATCTGATCGCCACAAATGCCGCCGGAGGTCTTCATCCGGACTACAAGGTCGGTGACATCATGCTCATGAAAGACCACATCAACATCATGGCCTTCGCTGGAAATAACCCACTGCAGGGACCGAATGATGCTCGCTTTGGTCCTCGTTTCCCCAACATGATGAATGCGTACGACTGGAAACTCCTCCGGAAGGCGAAAGAGATCAGCAAAGCCATGGGGATCGAGAACAATGTACACGAGGGTGTGTACATTTGCTTGGGTGGACCAAATTTCGAAACCGTTGCGGAATTGAAGATGCTTCGAATTTGGGGCGTCGATGCGGTGGGAATGTCAACAGTGCACGAAATCACAACCGCCCGTCACTGTGGAATGACCTGCTTCGCGTTCAGTCTGATAACGAACCTTTGCATCCCCGAATATGACACCGACGAGTTGGCCTGCCACGAAGATATTGTTGGGATTGGTCTGCGACAGGAGAAGACGCTGGCGGAACTGGTGGGACGAGTGGTCAAGCATATCCACATGGAGCACAAACAGTGA
- the LOC129765155 gene encoding purine nucleoside phosphorylase isoform X2, whose product MMTAFNDSRSNFGKMYTYDTLQDIANHLLSRTQLRPKIGIILGTGLGSLANQLTDADYIDYETVPHFPVSTVEGHVGRLIFGYLKGVPVMCMQGRFHYYEGYPLAKCSMPVRVMKLVGCSHLIATNAAGGLHPDYKVGDIMLMKDHINIMAFAGNNPLQGPNDARFGPRFPNMMNAYDWKLLRKAKEISKAMGIENNVHEGVYICLGGPNFETVAELKMLRIWGVDAVGMSTVHEITTARHCGMTCFAFSLITNLCIPEYDTDELACHEDIVGIGLRQEKTLAELVGRVVKHIHMEHKQ is encoded by the exons GTACACCTACGACACTCTGCAAGATATAGCGAATCACCTGCTCAGCAGAACACAGCTGCGGCCCAAGATTGGCATCATTCTGGGCACCGGTCTCGGTTCGCTGGCGAATCAGCTTACCGATGCGGACTACATCGATTACGAAACGGTACCACATTTCCCCGTCTCGACGGTTGAAGGTCACGTTGGAAGACTGATATTCGGGTATCTCAAAGGCGTTCCGGTTATGTGCATGCAGGGGCGCTTCCATTACTACGAAGGATATCCGTTGGCGAAG TGTTCGATGCCCGTGCGGGTGATGAAATTGGTTGGCTGCAGCCATCTGATCGCCACAAATGCCGCCGGAGGTCTTCATCCGGACTACAAGGTCGGTGACATCATGCTCATGAAAGACCACATCAACATCATGGCCTTCGCTGGAAATAACCCACTGCAGGGACCGAATGATGCTCGCTTTGGTCCTCGTTTCCCCAACATGATGAATGCGTACGACTGGAAACTCCTCCGGAAGGCGAAAGAGATCAGCAAAGCCATGGGGATCGAGAACAATGTACACGAGGGTGTGTACATTTGCTTGGGTGGACCAAATTTCGAAACCGTTGCGGAATTGAAGATGCTTCGAATTTGGGGCGTCGATGCGGTGGGAATGTCAACAGTGCACGAAATCACAACCGCCCGTCACTGTGGAATGACCTGCTTCGCGTTCAGTCTGATAACGAACCTTTGCATCCCCGAATATGACACCGACGAGTTGGCCTGCCACGAAGATATTGTTGGGATTGGTCTGCGACAGGAGAAGACGCTGGCGGAACTGGTGGGACGAGTGGTCAAGCATATCCACATGGAGCACAAACAGTGA